ATTTGGCGTGAGCATTCAGACGGCCTGTTAACCGTCAGCACTCAAAATATTCCGGCTGGTATCAGCCATTTGATTGCTTTGGAAGCTCTGGACATTGAGCTGAAACAGCAGATTGCCTTGCAGGACGGGGCCATTATTAAAGTGCTGGATGCAACATCGGGCTTGGATATACTGCAAGTGTTCGAGGAGGTTAGTTTGAGTGTAAATACTACTGCTGCAGGCGGTAATGCAAGTTTGATGGCGATGTCTGAAGTTTGATTGGGCTGAACCGTAAGATCGGAAGCAATAAGATATTGCTTCCGATTTTTTTTAATGTTTTTGTTTGGGTATAGACCGGAAAAACATCAAATCAGGTTGTAAAGATAAATAAAAAAACAGCAGACTTTTATGAAAAAAGTCTGCTGTTTTTTTAAAACTTGGTGCCCAGGAGAAGACTCGAACTTCCACACCCGTTAGGATACTAGCACCTGAAGCTAGCGCGTCTACCAATTCCGCCACCTGGGCTTTGTATTTTTAAATTTTTAAACCGATGTTTTCAAAATGATTATATATAAAATAATTTTTTGGTGCCCAGGAGAAGACTCGAACTTCCACACCCGTGAGGATACTAGCACCTGAAGCTAGCGCGTCTACCAATTCCGCCACCTGGGCTTTGCTTTAATTTTTACTTTCGGTTAAAGTGTCAAAGCTTGTCGCTAAAACAAGACGCAAATTATATATTTAAATAAAAGATTGTCAACCATACAGATGAAAAAAAGTTCTAAATTATTGAGTGTTCGAAAAAAAGAAAATATTCGGAAAAATGATCCGTTTCTTGAGAGAGAGAAACAAAAATATGAATTCCCGCTGCCCAGCCGTGAATGGATTATCCAAATTTTGGAAAGAGAAGGCGTACCGCTGAAAATTTCGGCATTGGCGGCAAAATTGGATATTACGGATTCGGAAGATGAGTTTTTCGAGCGCCGTATCAAAGCAATGGCCAGAGATGGTCAGGTGCTGATTAACCGGCGTGGTGCAGTGTGCGTAGCTGAAAAATTAGATTTGGTAAAATGCCGTGTCGAAGCACATAAAGACGGTTTTGGTTTTGCGGTTCCGCTGGATTCCGGCGAAGGAAGCGATTTAGTACTTTATGAGCGCCAGATGCGCGGCGTCATGCACGGTGATACTGTAATGGTGCGACCGGCCGGGTTTGATCGCAGAGGCCGTCGCGAAGGTCAGGTTTTGGAAATTGTCGAAAGAGGCAATAAACAGGTTGTCGGCCGTTTTTACATCGAACGCGGCGTCGCAATTTTAGAGCCGGCCGATAAGCGTCTGACACAAAGTATTGTATTGGAGCCGGAGAGTCTGGCAGGATTTGAACCAAAATCCGGTCAGGTTGTGGTTGGTGAAATTGAGATCTATCCCGATAACCACAGGCCTGCAGTTGCCAAGCTGACCGAAGTATTGGGGGAATATGCGGACAGCGGCATGGAAATAGAAATCGCTGTAAGAAAACACCAGCTTCCCCATCAGTTTAGCGAAGCATGTTTGAGAGCTGCCGACAGAATTCCCAGTGAAGTAACGAAGCGCGATTGGTTAGGGCGGGTTGATTTAAGGGATATTCCCTTGGTGACGATAGACGGTGAAACTGCCCGTGATTTTGATGATGCGGTGTATGCGGAGAAACAAGGCCGCAATTACCGTTTGATTGTTGCCATTGCAGATGTAAGCCATTATGTCCGCCCGGGAGATGCAATCGATACGGATGCTGTTGAGCGTACGACCAGTGTGTATTTCCCCCGCAGGGTGATTCCGATGTTACCCGAAAAACTCTCCAACGGTATTTGTTCGCTGAATCCTAATGTAGACCGCTTGTGTATGGTTTGCGATATGGTGGTAACTTATGCGGGCAACATCAAGGAATATGAATTTTATCCTGCTGTGATGCGCTCCCAAGCCCGACTGACTTACAACCAAGTTTGGAACTGGATTGAATCCGGTGAGGAACATGATTTAAAACCGCAAATCGATACCTTGTACAAACTGTTTAATATTCTGCAGAAAAAACGTTCGCAACGCGGCGCGATGGAGTTTGACAGCGTTGAAACTCAAATGTTGTTTAACGATCAGGGAAAAATCGACCGCATTGTGCCGGTTGTCCGCAATGACGCGCATAAGTTGATTGAAGAATGTATGTTGGCGGCCAATGTGTGTGCGGCAGATTTTCTGCTTAAAAATAAGCATACTGCCTTATTTAGAAACCATTTGGGCCCGACAGATGAAAAATTGGCAGTATTAAGGGAGCAGCTGGGTTTGCTCGGTTTGAGTTTGGGAGGCGGGGAAAAGCCGTCGCCGAAAGATTACGCCGAGTTAGCCGAAAAAATCAAAGACCGCCCGGATAGAGAGCTGTTGCAGGTGATGTTGTTGCGTTCAATGCAGCAGGCTATGTACGAACCGCATAACGAAGGGCATTTCGGTTTGGCATATGAGGCGTATGCGCACTTTACTTCGCCGATTCGCCGTTATCCTGATCTGACTGTACACAGGGCGATTAAGGCTGTATTGAACCATGAAACTTATCAGCCCGAGTCTTGGCAAAAATTGGGCGTGAATTGCTCCTTGAATGAGCGACGTGCGGATGATGCTTCCAGAGACGTTGAAAACTGGCTGAAAACTTATTATATGCAGGATAAGTTGGGCGAAGTTTTCCAAGGTCGGGTATCCAGCCTGTCAAATTTCGGGGTGTTTGTTACTTTAGATGACATTTATATCGAAGGCTTGGTTCATATCAGCGATTTGGGGGAGGATTATTTCAACTTCCGTCCTGAAGTGATGGCCATTGAAGGCGAGCGTAGCGGCGTTTCTTTCCGCATAGGCGATAGCGTAGTGATTAAAGTGGTTCGTGCCGATTTGGATACGGGTAAAATTGACTTTACTTTAATCAGCGGTGGACAAAAGCGTAAAAAGAGTGCGTCTAAGGCTGAAGTTTTCAAAAAGAAACGAAGCCGTTCCACTGAAAACCGCAGAACGCGCAAGTCTGAAGAAGCTGGAAAGCCTCCTCGTAAAGCCAAGCGTAAGAAACACAAATAGCCGATCTCCGGTTTGTTGATCATTGAAGAATTGAAAAGGCCGTCTGAAATTTCAGACGGCCTTTTGATTTTAGATAATGGCGATTGAAATGGTTGCCGACTTATTTACCCCAAATAGATTGAACTCCGTCTTTTAAAATGTTTAACACCGGGTCGGCAGCGTATTCATCTAAATAAATAAAATTCAACGGTAAGGTTTGGCGGTAATCTTCCAGCATAACAATAGGTTTGCCACTTTTGCAGGCGGATAATGCTTTATGCTCCGGCACCATTGCCACGCCCACGCCCTCGCAGACCAAATCAATGATGGTTTGCGGATAATCGCAGACAATCTGTTGTTTCGGCGAAATATTATGTTGGCGCCAAAAACGCTGCATATATTTGCGGCTGCTGGAAACTACCGACATTTCAATCCAAGCGTAACGTTCCAAGCTGCAAGGCAGGTCTTTCAATATTGTTTCAGCATCTCTTTGGTGGCAAATCAGGGAATAATGGATGTCTTCCAAAAAGATGTTTCTCAAACCCCGATGGGTAACCGGGCCTAAAAAGAAACCGCCGTGAAGCTGCTTTTCCAGAATGCGTTGTTCGATTTCGCCACTCATCCCGTATTGGATATGTAGTTGCAAATTGGAATTGTCTGCCAATATCTTTCGGGTTAGGGCGGTGATTTTTTCAGGAGGTGCGGGATGGATCAAACCCAATTCAGCTGTTGCAATATAGTGTTGCGACAAAGTTTTGGCAAAACAATCCAATTGGTGATGATGTTGCAGCAGAGTTTCCGCCTCGGGGAGAAAAGCTTCTCCGGCAATCGTCAGCATCATGCCGCTGGCTGTTCGGGTAAACAGTGCCACATCCAATTTTTTTTCCAAAGCTTTGATTTGTGCTGAAACCGCAGGCTGGGAAAGATGCAGCCTTTCTGCCGCTTGGGTTAAGTTTCCGGTATGGGCAACCGTTGTAAAGGTTTTAAGTAAGGTATAATCCATAGTTTTCTTAATATATTTACATCAGCTGTACCTTAATAAAGCTTATTTGTTTTAAAGGCAAGCCCGAGAATGTGGCAGTTGATGATTATTGAGTCGGCATATTTTAAATATATTTATATATATCAATATATTATAAATAGGTATCAGAAAAACGGATTGAAGCTATTAGAAAATAAAATTGGTCAATGTGTAAAATTTTCATTTTAATGACGCTACATTTTTTAACAACCGTTTCCATTTTGCGACAAGTATCGGAATAATAACAGCAATAAAGTTGCTGTGGTTGTAAAATTATGTCTGCCGGGGCAGTTTGACCGGTTGAGCGTCGGGTTGGAGACATGAGCTTCCGTATCCGGCGTTGTGCAGGATTAAAACAAGGAGAAGAAAAACATGGATAAACAGACAGCCGAACGGGTATTAAAACACCCGAAATTCCGTCAAATGGCGCGTCAGAAAGCCCTTATCGGTTGGGGTTTTTCTGCCGTTATCTTTTTTATGTACGTCATTTATATTTGGATGATCGGTACATCACCCGAAATCTTCGGGCATCCCGTTTCAGAAGGCAGCATTACCACTTGGGGTATTTATGCCGGCTTATTCGTGATTGTCTTTTCATTCATTACCACCGGTATCTATGTAAGCATTGCCAACGGTAAATTCGAAGACATGACCAAAGACGTCGTACGCGAAGCTCAGGGAGAATAAGCATGAATAAATTATTAATTACCGCAGCTGCTCTCTTGGCTTCCGGCAGCGTTTGGGCGGATGCCTTCACCGGCGAAGTTCAAAAACAACCTTTAAACATCGCGGCCATCGTGATGTTCCTGATTTTCGTCGGCGGCACCCTGTTTATTACCAAATGGGCTGCCAAGCAAAACAAATCCACCAAAGACTTCTACACTGCCGGCGGCGGTATTTCCGGCTTCCAAAACGGCTTGGCGATTGCCGGCGACTACATGTCTGCCGCGTCGTTTTTGGGTATTTCCGCCATGGTGTACACCACCGGTTACGACGGCCTGATCTACTCCACCGGCTTCTTGGTGGGCTGGCCGATTGTATTGTTCCTCGTGGCCGAACGCTTGCGTAACTTGGGTAAATTTACGTTCTCCGACGTAGTTGCCTACCGTCTGAAACAAAAACCCGTGCGCGTGTTTGCGGCCAGCGGTTCGCTGTTGGTGGTGATTCTGTATCTGATCGCGCAAGTTGTGGGTGCGGGCAAACTGATTCAGTTGCTGTTCGGCATGAGCTACACTTCCGCGGTGATTATCGTGGGCGCGCTGATGGTGGCGTATGTATTGTTCGGCGGTATGTTGGCAACCACTTGGGTGCAAATCATTAAAGCCGTTCTGCTGCTGTCCGGTGCGACTTTCATGGCGTTCATGATTCTGAAAGCCAGCGGCTTCAGCTTGGAAGGCATGTTCCTGAAAGCTACCGAAATCCACGAAAAAGGTACGGCGATTATGGCGCCGGGCGGCTTGGTGTCCAACCCGATCGACGCGCTCTCGTTGGGCTTGGCGTTGATGTTCGGTACCGCCGGTCTGCCGCACATTCTGATGCGTTTCTTCACCGTACCCGATGCCAAAGAAGCACGTAAATCGGTATTCGTTGCTACCGGCTTTATCGGCTACTTCTACCTGCTCACTTTCGTCATCGGTTTCGGCGCGATCATCTTCGTTACCAAAGACAACCCGCAATTCTTCACCACTATGGTAAACGAAGGCAAAACCGTAGTCGAAATGATCGGCGGTACCAACATGGCGGCGGTTCACCTGTCCGGCGCATTGGGCGGCAACCTGTTCTTGGGCTTCATTTCAGCCGTAGCATTCGCCACCATTTTGGCGGTAGTGGCCGGTTTGACCCTCTCCGGTGCGTCTGCGGTGAGCCACGACTTGTATTCTTCTGTAATCCGCGAAGGCAAAGCCACTCAAGAAGAAGAAATGCGCGTATCCCGCTTGGCTACTTTGGGCTTGGGCGTTCTGGCGATTGTGTTGGGCATTGCGTTTGAAAACCAAAACGTAGCGTTTATGGTGGGCTTGGCGTTCGCGCTGGCTGCTTCGGCCAACTTCCCGATTCTGGCTTTGTCGATGTTCTGGAAAGGCCTGACGACACGCGGCGCGGTGATCGGCGGTTTCTTGGGCTTGTTGGTTGCTTTTGTGCTGATTATCTTAGGCCCGACCGTTTGGGTGAAAGTGCTGCACAACAAAGAAGCCATCTTCCCGTACAGCAACCCTGCCTTGTTCTCAATTCCGCTGGCCTTTATCGCAGCTTGGTTCTTCTCGATTACCGACAAATCGAAACAGGCCGAATTGGATAAAGCAGGCTTCGAAGCTCAATATGTACGCTCGATGACCGGTATCGGCGCGGCTGAAGCCAGCGACCACTAATCGGGCATGATCAGTCATAACGTTTAAAGCAATGGCTTGATTAAAAAGGCCGTCTGAAATTTCAGACGGCCTTAGTTTTATTTTCTTTATTTATTGCAATACAAAGTAAAGCCAAATGGCGGTGTCAATAGAGAGTCTTGATTTTGATGGATTTGATAACAGACTCAATAGATTGGAATGTCTTTATTGATACGATCTGAGTTAAGGCATAGGCCGTCTGAATTTTCAGACGGCCTAAGCTTTTTTCACTGTAAAACAATTTTGCATAAACAGAACCAGAGATAGCGATTAGGAAGCCGGTCAATTTGATTGAAGATAGTTTATGTGTATATGCTGGTTCTGACTAAGGGGGGAGGCCGTCTGAAATTTCAGACGGCCTCTTGGTTTTTCATAAAAGCAGGAGACGGATACTGTTTGCATAGTGGCATATTAATTGCATGGTAATGCTATGTATTTAAAAAAGAAATGCCTGAATTTCGGGCTGATTCTCATGATATTTGCAACTAAACTTGTGATTTATTTGATAAATATAAATATCGTGATTAATTATGTTAATATATTAACCTTATATTAACTATCATTATTTGTTTTTAAGTGACAATAAATGTCATTTTAGTTACTTTTTATTTTTATATAGTTGCCGCAGGCAGCAAAACATTATCAGCGTCTTTACTCACAGGAAAAAATATGAATAAAAGTTACCGCACCATTTGGAACGAGTCTTTAGGAGCATGGGTTGCAGTCTCTGAAATTGAGAAGACAAAGGGGAAACCGTCTAAAGGTTCCGTGGGAAGCAGCATAAATAACGTAAGCCTTTCCCTGTGGGGTACGGGGCTGCGTACAATGATTGTTTGCTTGGGCATGGCATTTGGCGGAGTTTATCAGGCTCAAGCTGCCACTTTGTATTGTGAAACTGACAGCTCGGGGTCACCTAGCGGCAATATTAAATGTGGTGCTGGTTCTGCTGCAAATGGTAATCAATCTATAGCAATTGGCTCTAAAGCAAAGGCTACGGGCGTACAATCTGTTTCAATTGGTGCGGATACGATAGCTTCGGGATCTTCATCAGTTGCCATTGGTGGTGACGATTTGTTGATTGTTTCGAAAGCGCGGGGAAATAACACTGCTAATACTAGTAATATTGCATTGAAATATCGTGCAGTTACGGGCGATGTTTTATTTCAAAGATATGATTCTACCCAATCAGGGGAAGCGGCTGTTGCGGTAGGCGTATCGGCAAAAGCTGCTGATTTAGCGACTGCGTTTGGTACACGATCTAATGCGGCAGGTGCTGTATCGGTTGCATTGGGTGCCGGCGCACATGCCGATAAAGAGAATGCTGTGGCTATTGGTGCAGGTGCTTCTACAGTCAATACAACTGCAGAAGGTATCACTGATGTTGCTCTAAATAGTAATAAAGTTGCCATTACTACGCCTTCGACTGAAGCGCCAGCTTTTTATCGCTTGAGAATTAATAATGTTGACTTCGATTTTAAAGCCGGCAATAGCGTATCTGATGGGGATATTGTTTCTTTCGGCGCGCAAGGCTTTGAACGGCAATTGAAATATGTTGCGCCGGGTAAGATTTCGGAAAACAGTACGGATGCGGTGAACGGCAGCCAGCTGTATACGGTGGTTGATGCTTTGACGGCATTGCGCGGGAATGTAACCAATCTGGAAAATACCAAGACACGCTTTTACAGCGTGAATAACGCAGGAACTACTGCAGCTACAGGCAACTATGATAATGATGGTGCGAAAAAGCCAAGATCCTTAGCAGCAGGTGTAGAGGCTCTTGCTAATGGAGATGG
Above is a genomic segment from Neisseria weaveri containing:
- a CDS encoding LysR family transcriptional regulator, which gives rise to MDYTLLKTFTTVAHTGNLTQAAERLHLSQPAVSAQIKALEKKLDVALFTRTASGMMLTIAGEAFLPEAETLLQHHHQLDCFAKTLSQHYIATAELGLIHPAPPEKITALTRKILADNSNLQLHIQYGMSGEIEQRILEKQLHGGFFLGPVTHRGLRNIFLEDIHYSLICHQRDAETILKDLPCSLERYAWIEMSVVSSSRKYMQRFWRQHNISPKQQIVCDYPQTIIDLVCEGVGVAMVPEHKALSACKSGKPIVMLEDYRQTLPLNFIYLDEYAADPVLNILKDGVQSIWGK
- a CDS encoding cation acetate symporter, encoding MNKLLITAAALLASGSVWADAFTGEVQKQPLNIAAIVMFLIFVGGTLFITKWAAKQNKSTKDFYTAGGGISGFQNGLAIAGDYMSAASFLGISAMVYTTGYDGLIYSTGFLVGWPIVLFLVAERLRNLGKFTFSDVVAYRLKQKPVRVFAASGSLLVVILYLIAQVVGAGKLIQLLFGMSYTSAVIIVGALMVAYVLFGGMLATTWVQIIKAVLLLSGATFMAFMILKASGFSLEGMFLKATEIHEKGTAIMAPGGLVSNPIDALSLGLALMFGTAGLPHILMRFFTVPDAKEARKSVFVATGFIGYFYLLTFVIGFGAIIFVTKDNPQFFTTMVNEGKTVVEMIGGTNMAAVHLSGALGGNLFLGFISAVAFATILAVVAGLTLSGASAVSHDLYSSVIREGKATQEEEMRVSRLATLGLGVLAIVLGIAFENQNVAFMVGLAFALAASANFPILALSMFWKGLTTRGAVIGGFLGLLVAFVLIILGPTVWVKVLHNKEAIFPYSNPALFSIPLAFIAAWFFSITDKSKQAELDKAGFEAQYVRSMTGIGAAEASDH
- the rnr gene encoding ribonuclease R; translation: MKKSSKLLSVRKKENIRKNDPFLEREKQKYEFPLPSREWIIQILEREGVPLKISALAAKLDITDSEDEFFERRIKAMARDGQVLINRRGAVCVAEKLDLVKCRVEAHKDGFGFAVPLDSGEGSDLVLYERQMRGVMHGDTVMVRPAGFDRRGRREGQVLEIVERGNKQVVGRFYIERGVAILEPADKRLTQSIVLEPESLAGFEPKSGQVVVGEIEIYPDNHRPAVAKLTEVLGEYADSGMEIEIAVRKHQLPHQFSEACLRAADRIPSEVTKRDWLGRVDLRDIPLVTIDGETARDFDDAVYAEKQGRNYRLIVAIADVSHYVRPGDAIDTDAVERTTSVYFPRRVIPMLPEKLSNGICSLNPNVDRLCMVCDMVVTYAGNIKEYEFYPAVMRSQARLTYNQVWNWIESGEEHDLKPQIDTLYKLFNILQKKRSQRGAMEFDSVETQMLFNDQGKIDRIVPVVRNDAHKLIEECMLAANVCAADFLLKNKHTALFRNHLGPTDEKLAVLREQLGLLGLSLGGGEKPSPKDYAELAEKIKDRPDRELLQVMLLRSMQQAMYEPHNEGHFGLAYEAYAHFTSPIRRYPDLTVHRAIKAVLNHETYQPESWQKLGVNCSLNERRADDASRDVENWLKTYYMQDKLGEVFQGRVSSLSNFGVFVTLDDIYIEGLVHISDLGEDYFNFRPEVMAIEGERSGVSFRIGDSVVIKVVRADLDTGKIDFTLISGGQKRKKSASKAEVFKKKRSRSTENRRTRKSEEAGKPPRKAKRKKHK
- a CDS encoding DUF485 domain-containing protein, with product MDKQTAERVLKHPKFRQMARQKALIGWGFSAVIFFMYVIYIWMIGTSPEIFGHPVSEGSITTWGIYAGLFVIVFSFITTGIYVSIANGKFEDMTKDVVREAQGE